One part of the Gossypium raimondii isolate GPD5lz chromosome 1, ASM2569854v1, whole genome shotgun sequence genome encodes these proteins:
- the LOC105775077 gene encoding transcription termination factor MTERF15, mitochondrial, producing MNVLRGVGVPESNILMLLNYKARTLLCKPVRLKEIVEEVKGMGIDSSTTKFLAAVIALTSMSKSTLEKKFDVYRRWGWSDQEIREAFQRYPSCVTASEGKIMAIMDFLVNKMGYHSNLVAKQPSIFSQSLEKRIVPRALFARELLSLGLVSNLTLSALFDTSEKVFVNRFVNIAPELLILYEEKKKSV from the coding sequence ATGAATGTTTTGAGAGGAGTTGGAGTCCCTGAATCGAATATCCTTATGCTGCTTAACTATAAGGCTAGAACGCTTTTGTGTAAACCGGTTCGGCTTAAGGAGATTGTGGAGGAAGTCAAAGGAATGGGGATTGATTCTTCAACGACGAAGTTTCTTGCTGCGGTTATTGCTTTGACATCAATGAGCAAATCCACACTAGAGAAGAAATTTGATGTATATAGGAGATGGGGTTGGTCGGACCAAGAGATTCGTGAAGCTTTTCAAAGGTATCCATCGTGTGTTACTGCTTCAGAGGGTAAGATCATGGCTATAATGGACTTTCTCGTGAACAAAATGGGCTATCATTCGAATCTCGTTGCTAAACAACCGAGTATTTTCAGTCAAAGCTTAGAGAAGAGGATTGTCCCAAGGGCTTTATTTGCTCGAGAATTGTTATCACTAGGTTTGGTTAGTAACTTAACATTGTCTGCATTGTTCGACACATCAGAGAAGGTGTTTGTGAACCGTTTTGTAAACATAGCACCCGAGCTCTTGATACTATacgaagaaaaaaagaagtcaGTATAG
- the LOC128040534 gene encoding uncharacterized protein LOC128040534 isoform X2, producing the protein MFYRRWHRASVHSFSARKSDSIFRENEEVLRGIGVPESNILMMFSNPPALLCHPVRLKEIVEEVKRMGFDSLTKKFVHVVIALSSMSKSTLEKKFDVYRRWGWSDQEIREAFQRYPSCITASEDKIMAIMDFLVNKMGYRSNLVAKQPSI; encoded by the exons ATGTTTTACCGGCGCTGGCACAGAGCTTCAGTTCACTCATTTTCCGCTAGAAAATCCGATTCTATCTTTAGGGAAAATGAAGAG GTTTTGAGAGGAATTGGAGTTCCTGAATCGAATATCCTTATGATGTTTAGTAATCCTCCAGCATTGTTGTGTCATCCGGTTCGGCTTAAGGAGATTGTTGAGGAAGTTAAAAGAATGGGGTTCGATTCTTTGACGAAGAAGTTCGTCCATGTGGTTATTGCTTTGAGTTCAATGAGCAAATCCACACTAGAGAAGAAATTTGATGTATATAGGAGATGGGGTTGGTCGGACCAAGAGATTCGTGAAGCCTTTCAAAGGTATCCGTCGTGTATTACTGCTTCAGAGGATAAGATCATGGCTATAATGGACTTTCTCGTGAACAAAATGGGCTATCGTTCGAATCTCGTTGCTAAACAACCGAGTATTTAG
- the LOC128040534 gene encoding uncharacterized protein LOC128040534 isoform X1 yields MFYFIFRTSFLHGKQTIAASQSSNLFIFKRSIGLRLFSNSSNGHSFTVSYLISKCGFSSELASRISNCVHFETPEKPDSLIVFLENHGFSQTQIVNLIKRQPTLLLSDTEKTLSTKLEFLYSIGFSRPELAKLLSSNPLLLKSSLKKQIIPSFNLLRNLFQSNDKTIKAIKRFDGILVYHAYVFSNMKVLRGIGVPESNILMMFSNPPALLCHPVRLKEIVEEVKRMGFDSLTKKFVHVVIALSSMSKSTLEKKFDVYRRWGWSDQEIREAFQRYPSCITASEDKIMAIMDFLVNKMGYRSNLVAKQPSI; encoded by the coding sequence ATGTTTTATTTCATCTTTAGAACTAGTTTTCTTCATGGGAAGCAAACCATTGCAGCCTCTCAAAGTTCCAATCTTTTCATCTTTAAACGATCAATTGGTCTTAGATTATTCTCCAATAGCTCAAATGGACACTCATTTACGGTTTCATACCTTATAAGCAAATGTGGATTCTCCTCAGAATTGGCTTCTCGGATTTCAAATTGTGTTCATTTTGAAACCCCTGAAAAGCCTGATTCTCTGATTGTTTTCCTGGAAAATCATGGGTTTTCACAAACCCAAATCGTAAATCTCATCAAAAGACAGCCGACTTTGCTTCTTTCTGATACTGAGAAAACCCTTTCGACCAAATTAGAGTTTCTTTACTCTATAGGTTTTTCAAGGCCTGAGCTTGCTAAACTCTTGAGTAGCAACCCTCTTCTACTGAAATCTAGtttaaagaaacaaattatCCCTTCATTTAATTTACTGAGGAACTTGTTTCAATCCAATGATAAGACTATCAAGGCTATAAAACGATTTGATGGTATTCTTGTGTATCATGCGTATGTGTTTTCGAATATGAAGGTTTTGAGAGGAATTGGAGTTCCTGAATCGAATATCCTTATGATGTTTAGTAATCCTCCAGCATTGTTGTGTCATCCGGTTCGGCTTAAGGAGATTGTTGAGGAAGTTAAAAGAATGGGGTTCGATTCTTTGACGAAGAAGTTCGTCCATGTGGTTATTGCTTTGAGTTCAATGAGCAAATCCACACTAGAGAAGAAATTTGATGTATATAGGAGATGGGGTTGGTCGGACCAAGAGATTCGTGAAGCCTTTCAAAGGTATCCGTCGTGTATTACTGCTTCAGAGGATAAGATCATGGCTATAATGGACTTTCTCGTGAACAAAATGGGCTATCGTTCGAATCTCGTTGCTAAACAACCGAGTATTTAG
- the LOC105775058 gene encoding transcription termination factor MTERF15, mitochondrial isoform X2, which yields MFYFIIRTSFAYGRQTIAASQSSNLLIFKQSSGLRFFFNSSNGRSFAASYLINKCGFSPEMASRVSNYVHFETPEKPDSLIAFLESHGFSNTQIVNLIKRQPLLLVLDAEKSLSPKLEFLYSIGFSRPELAKLLSNYPRLLTSSLEKQIIPSFDLLRNLFQSHDKTIKAIKRYTGVLAYDPESYLYPNMNVLRGIGVPESNILTLLNCQPRSLLFNPVRLKEIVEEVKRMGIDSSRKKFLVAVYAFRSMSKSTLEKKIDVYRRWGWSDQAINEAFRRYPMCMTVSEDKIMSTMDFLVNKMGYSLTRIAKQPSFLTRSLEKRIMPRALFARELISQVEAEA from the exons atgttttatttcataattagaACTAGTTTTGCTTATGGGAGGCAAACCATTGCAGCCTCTCAAAGTTCCAATCTTTTAATCTTTAAACAATCAAGTGGTCTTAGATTTTTCTTCAATAGCTCAAATGGACGCTCATTTGCAGCTTCATACCTTATAAACAAATGTGGATTCTCCCCAGAAATGGCTTCTCGGGTTTCAAATTATGTTCATTTTGAAACCCCTGAAAAGCCTGATTCTCTGATTGCTTTCCTGGAAAGCCATGGGTTCTCGAATACCCAAATCGTAAATCTCATCAAAAGACAGCCACTGTTGCTTGTTCTTGATGCTGAGAAATCCCTTTCGCCCAAATTAGAGTTTCTTTACTCTATAGGATTTTCAAGGCCTGAGCTTGCTAAACTCTTGAGTAACTATCCTCGTCTGTTGACATCTAGTTTAGAGAAACAAATTATCCCTTCATTTGATTTACTCAGGAACTTGTTTCAATCTCATGATAAGACTATAAAGGCTATAAAACGATATACCGGTGTTCTTGCCTATGATCCTGAGTCGTATTTGTATCCAAATATGAATGTTTTGAGAGGAATTGGAGTCCCCGAATCGAATATCCTTACGCTGCTTAACTGTCAGCCTAGATCGCTTTTGTTTAATCCGGTTCGGCTTAAGGAGATTGTGGAGGAAGTCAAAAGAATGGGGATTGATTCTTCAAGGAAGAAGTTTCTTGTTGCGGTTTACGCTTTCAGATCAATGAGCAAATCCACATTAGAGAAGAAGATTGATGTTTATAGGAGATGGGGTTGGTCTGACCAAGCGATTAACGAAGCTTTCCGGAGGTATCCAATGTGTATGACGGTTTCAGAGGATAAGATCATGTCTACAATGGATTTTCTGGTGAACAAAATGGGCTACAGTTTGACTCGCATTGCCAAACAACCGAGTTTCTTAACACGGAGCTTAGAGAAGAGGATTATGCCGAGGGCTTTGTTTGCTCGAGAATTGATATCACAAG TCGAAGCCGAAGCTTAG
- the LOC105775025 gene encoding transcription termination factor MTERF15, mitochondrial — protein sequence MFYRRWHRASVHSFSARKSDSIFRANQEVSEWALIPMFYFIFRTSFLHGKQTIAASQSSDLFIFKRSIGLRLFSNSSNGHSFTVSYLTRKCGFSPELASRVSNFVHFETPEKPDSLIVFLENHAFSQTQIVNLIKRQPTLLLSDTEKTLLPKLEFLYSVGFSRPELAKLLSDYPTLLRFSLEKRIIPSFNLLRNLFQSDDKAIKSIKRYAGILVSDFEKSLLPNMNILRGIGVPESNILLQLHRKPRTLMFNPVRLEEIVEEVKRMGIDSSRKKFLVAVYAFRSMRKSTLEKKIDVYRRWGWSDQAINEAFRRYPMCMTVSEDKIMSTMDFLVNKMGYSLTRIAKQPSFLTRSLEKRIMPRALFARELISQGLVNEFKLSVLFDASEKVFIRMYIDRFVNKAPELLKLYKEKLKISGKKT from the coding sequence ATGTTTTACCGGCGCTGGCACAGAGCTTCAGTTCACTCATTTTCCGCTAGAAAATCCGATTCTATCTTTAGGGCAAATCAAGAGGTTAGTGAGTGGGCTCTTATTCCTATGTTTTATTTCATCTTTAGAACTAGTTTTCTTCATGGGAAGCAAACCATTGCAGCCTCTCAAAGTTCCGATCTTTTCATCTTTAAACGATCAATTGGTCTTAGATTATTCTCCAATAGCTCAAATGGACACTCATTTACGGTTTCATACCTTACAAGAAAATGTGGATTCTCCCCAGAATTGGCTTCTCGGGTTtcaaattttgttcattttgaaaCCCCTGAAAAGCCTGATTCTCTGATTGTTTTCCTGGAAAATCATGCGTTTTCACAAACCCAAATCGTAAATCTCATCAAAAGACAGCCGACTTTGCTTCTTTCTGATACTGAGAAAACCCTTTTGCCCAAATTAGAGTTTCTTTACTCTGTAGGTTTTTCAAGGCCTGAGCTTGCTAAGCTCTTGAGTGATTATCCTACATTGTTGAGATTTAGTTTAGAGAAACGAATTATCCCTTCATTTAATTTACTGAGGAATTTGTTTCAATCTGATGATAAGGCTATTAAGTCTATAAAACGATATGCTGGTATTCTTGTATCCGATTTTGAGAAGAGTTTGCTTCCgaatatgaatattttgagaGGAATCGGAGTCCCCGAATCGAATATTCTTTTGCAGCTTCATCGTAAGCCTAGAACACTGATGTTTAATCCGGTTCGACTTGAGGAGATTGTTGAGGAAGTCAAAAGAATGGGGATTGATTCTTCGAGGAAGAAGTTTCTTGTTGCGGTTTACGCTTTCAGATCAATGAGAAAATCCACATTAGAGAAGAAGATTGATGTTTATAGGAGATGGGGTTGGTCTGACCAAGCGATTAACGAAGCTTTCCGGAGGTATCCAATGTGTATGACGGTTTCAGAGGATAAGATCATGTCTACAATGGATTTTCTGGTGAATAAAATGGGCTACAGTTTGACTCGCATTGCCAAACAACCGAGTTTCTTAACACGGAGCTTAGAGAAGAGGATTATGCCGAGGGCATTGTTTGCTCGAGAATTGATATCACAAGGTTTggttaatgaatttaaattgtcTGTATTGTTTGACGCATCGGAAAAGGTGTTCATTAGAATGTATATTGACCGTTTCGTTAACAAAGCACCCGAGCTCTTGAAGctttacaaagaaaaacttaagATTTCAGGAAAAAAAACATAG